One stretch of Pseudoramibacter sp. DNA includes these proteins:
- a CDS encoding carboxymuconolactone decarboxylase family protein: MTKKITQTAGRKALGTFAPEFAHFNDDVLFGENWNNQDLDLKTRCLITVVALMAQGITDSSLKYHIQNAKDHGVTQKEMAAAITHVAFYAGWPKAWAVFNLAKEVYGEGASEATDKDRYQNTIFFPIGDPNDAYAQYFIGQSYLAPVSTEQVPIFNVTFEPGCRNNWHVHHAKSGGGQMLICVGGRGFYQEWGKDPIEMTPGMVVNIPAGVKHWHGAAPDSWFSHLAIEVAGEETSNEWMEPVDDAAYRKAVQ, translated from the coding sequence ATGACGAAAAAAATTACCCAGACGGCGGGCAGAAAGGCCCTTGGCACCTTTGCTCCGGAATTTGCCCATTTCAACGACGATGTGCTTTTTGGCGAAAACTGGAACAATCAGGACCTTGATTTAAAAACCAGATGCCTGATCACCGTAGTCGCCCTCATGGCCCAGGGGATCACCGACAGCAGCTTAAAGTACCACATTCAGAACGCGAAGGACCACGGCGTGACCCAGAAGGAAATGGCCGCGGCGATCACCCACGTGGCCTTTTACGCCGGCTGGCCCAAGGCCTGGGCGGTGTTCAATTTGGCCAAAGAAGTCTACGGAGAAGGGGCTTCAGAAGCGACGGATAAAGACCGTTATCAGAACACGATCTTTTTCCCCATCGGCGACCCCAACGACGCCTACGCCCAGTATTTCATCGGTCAGAGCTACCTGGCGCCGGTATCTACGGAACAGGTCCCGATTTTCAACGTGACCTTTGAACCGGGCTGCCGCAACAACTGGCACGTCCATCACGCCAAGTCCGGCGGCGGCCAGATGCTGATCTGCGTTGGCGGCCGGGGCTTTTACCAGGAATGGGGCAAAGACCCCATTGAAATGACCCCGGGCATGGTGGTGAACATCCCGGCCGGGGTGAAGCACTGGCACGGTGCGGCGCCGGATTCCTGGTTCTCCCATTTGGCCATTGAAGTGGCCGGGGAAGAAACCAGCAACGAATGGATGGAACCGGTCGACGATGCGGCTTATCGCAAAGCGGTGCAGTAA
- a CDS encoding IS1182 family transposase yields MLTKNSKNKRSQTQIISIDDLVPEDHLLRLIDKTIDWSFIYDLVEDKYCLDNGRPSMDPVTLIKLPIIQYLYGIPSMRKTIEEIKVNVAYRWFLGLDLTDPVPHFSTFSKNYTRRFAGTDLFEQIFMHILSECMKQNFIDTEHIFIDGTHVKARANRHKTKQKLVQKSAVFYEKQLREEIALDRKAHHKKPFKDRDNHDQKPPTGKTGGNTKEIKVSTTDPESGWFHKGEHKQVFAYNIQTACDKYGWVLGYSVDAGNVHDSRAFYALYQKINVLRPKYLIADAGYKIPAIAKLLTDNGITPVFPYKRPMTKKGFFKKYEYVYDEYYDCYICPNNQILTYATTNKEGYKEYKSNPKICKTCPYLSQCTASKNHVKVVSRHVWQEYLDNCEDIRHSLHLKGLYSKRKETIERIFGTAKEFHGFRYTQMYGKARMKMKVGLTFACMNLKKMARRLSKKEKDRLNYFLSYYQNIKNHIRIFFECGLSTV; encoded by the coding sequence AGTCAGACACAAATAATATCTATTGATGATCTCGTTCCAGAAGATCACTTGCTGCGTTTAATAGACAAAACCATTGACTGGTCATTTATCTATGATCTGGTCGAAGATAAATATTGCCTGGATAACGGGCGTCCCAGTATGGATCCTGTTACACTAATAAAACTTCCAATCATTCAATATCTGTACGGGATCCCCAGCATGCGCAAAACGATTGAAGAAATCAAAGTAAATGTGGCATACCGATGGTTTTTAGGATTAGACCTGACAGATCCAGTCCCACACTTTTCCACTTTTAGTAAAAACTATACCAGACGATTTGCCGGGACAGATTTATTCGAACAAATCTTTATGCATATTTTGTCTGAATGCATGAAACAGAACTTTATTGACACAGAGCATATTTTTATAGATGGTACCCATGTTAAGGCACGTGCCAACCGTCATAAGACAAAACAAAAGCTTGTTCAAAAGTCAGCAGTATTCTATGAAAAGCAGTTAAGAGAAGAAATAGCCTTAGACCGGAAAGCGCACCATAAAAAGCCGTTTAAGGATCGGGATAATCATGATCAAAAACCGCCGACAGGCAAAACAGGCGGTAACACAAAAGAGATCAAAGTCAGTACGACGGACCCGGAAAGCGGCTGGTTTCATAAAGGCGAACACAAACAGGTCTTTGCCTACAATATTCAAACAGCCTGTGATAAATATGGCTGGGTATTAGGTTATAGTGTCGACGCTGGCAATGTTCATGACAGCCGCGCTTTTTACGCACTTTATCAGAAGATAAATGTCCTGCGTCCCAAATATCTTATTGCAGATGCCGGTTATAAAATACCAGCCATCGCAAAATTATTAACAGACAACGGCATTACACCCGTCTTCCCATATAAGCGGCCCATGACGAAAAAAGGCTTTTTTAAAAAATATGAATACGTCTATGATGAATACTACGACTGTTATATATGTCCAAACAATCAGATCTTAACATATGCGACGACGAACAAAGAAGGTTATAAAGAATATAAAAGCAATCCTAAAATCTGTAAAACCTGTCCTTACCTAAGCCAGTGTACGGCCAGTAAAAATCATGTTAAAGTCGTCAGCCGCCATGTCTGGCAGGAGTATCTTGATAACTGTGAAGATATCAGACATTCCCTTCATTTAAAAGGGCTTTATAGTAAGCGAAAAGAAACAATCGAACGTATCTTTGGCACGGCAAAAGAATTTCATGGCTTCAGATACACACAGATGTATGGCAAAGCACGGATGAAAATGAAAGTCGGGCTTACTTTTGCGTGTATGAATTTAAAGAAAATGGCAAGACGATTATCAAAGAAAGAGAAAGATCGTCTTAATTATTTTTTGAGTTATTATCAAAATATAAAAAACCACATCCGAATATTTTTCGAATGCGGTTTGTCGACAGTCTGA
- a CDS encoding TetR family transcriptional regulator, which produces MFKGTPELIERRREEIVDACEKLYQTKSFWDITLKDISSITSFSRPTIYNYFQTKEEIFLALFKREYLRWNADLATILENDSRLSKKDLADQIAKSLAKREQLLKLLSMNIYDMETNSRVEQLASFKKAYGQALALVSELLEKFCPDMSGADRHQAVYIFFPFLCGVYPYTQVTDKQAEAMKAAGLHFLSQSIYEIVNNCLVHLLEA; this is translated from the coding sequence ATGTTTAAAGGCACGCCGGAACTCATCGAACGCCGCCGGGAAGAAATCGTCGACGCCTGCGAAAAACTGTATCAGACCAAAAGCTTTTGGGACATCACCCTAAAGGACATCAGCAGCATCACCAGTTTTTCAAGGCCGACGATTTACAATTATTTTCAGACTAAAGAAGAGATTTTCCTCGCCTTGTTCAAGCGGGAATACCTGCGCTGGAATGCAGATCTGGCGACAATTCTCGAAAACGACAGCCGTTTATCCAAAAAAGACCTCGCCGATCAAATCGCGAAATCCCTGGCTAAACGGGAACAGCTGCTGAAGCTCCTTTCGATGAATATTTATGATATGGAAACCAACAGCCGGGTCGAACAGCTGGCGTCTTTTAAAAAGGCTTACGGTCAGGCGCTGGCGCTGGTGAGCGAACTGCTGGAAAAATTCTGCCCGGATATGAGCGGCGCAGACCGGCATCAGGCAGTCTACATCTTTTTCCCGTTTTTGTGCGGGGTCTATCCCTACACCCAAGTGACAGACAAACAAGCAGAAGCGATGAAAGCGGCCGGCCTGCATTTCCTCAGTCAGTCCATTTACGAGATCGTGAACAACTGTCTTGTGCATTTATTAGAAGCGTAA